In Candidatus Roseilinea sp., one DNA window encodes the following:
- a CDS encoding two-component sensor histidine kinase, with the protein MSIRTRLTIWYTAVLALILLIFGIGVYIYVTWQMIQQVDSRLSQAANTALPLALSQRPEVEERAGRKVLTLPGLDALRASETYVQLIGPRGQVIGISSNIADPFLTNHLDPEAFKEAVSMPADQRVNLLTEAQHRGLPPIRVFTQALTARNGEVVGYLQVATSLESVKAAQNSLLIALLSLGGLGILFSAVIGALLARRALRPVDELTKTAMAIYRAENLDQRVAVPKTNDEVSRLSQAFNEMLDRLSKLFHAQQRLIADVSHEMRTPLTVIRGNVDLLRAMGCADEESLDALTRESDRMTRLVGDLLLLSQADAGVLPMHIHNISLNQVVADVERSGQVLSAGRINVSAHVEPDLVIQADADRLKQVLLNLVDNAIKHTPDGGQVRIEAVRSYNNYVRISVSDTGVGIPEKDLPFVFERFYRVDKSRSRANGGSGLGLSIAHSIVQAHNGRIVVSSKPGAGTTFDVYLPMQHHLPSAGENGAHNGVSPA; encoded by the coding sequence ATGTCCATCCGCACGCGGCTCACCATTTGGTATACAGCCGTCCTCGCGCTGATCCTCTTGATCTTTGGTATCGGGGTATACATCTACGTTACCTGGCAGATGATCCAGCAGGTGGACTCGCGGCTCAGCCAAGCGGCCAACACTGCGCTTCCACTCGCCCTGAGCCAACGGCCGGAAGTCGAGGAGCGGGCCGGCCGAAAGGTGTTGACGCTCCCCGGCCTCGACGCATTGCGCGCCTCTGAGACATACGTGCAGCTCATCGGCCCTCGCGGCCAGGTGATCGGCATCTCGTCAAACATCGCGGATCCGTTTCTGACGAACCACCTCGACCCGGAAGCGTTCAAGGAAGCGGTGAGCATGCCGGCCGATCAGCGCGTCAATCTGCTTACCGAGGCGCAACACCGCGGGCTGCCGCCGATTCGCGTCTTCACCCAAGCGTTGACGGCGCGTAACGGCGAAGTGGTGGGGTATCTCCAAGTCGCCACGTCGCTGGAAAGCGTCAAGGCGGCGCAGAACAGCCTGCTGATCGCGCTGTTATCACTCGGGGGGCTTGGCATCTTGTTCTCGGCTGTGATCGGCGCGTTGCTGGCGCGGCGCGCGCTGCGGCCGGTGGACGAGCTGACGAAGACGGCAATGGCGATCTACCGCGCCGAGAACCTCGACCAGCGCGTGGCCGTGCCGAAGACCAATGACGAGGTGAGCCGCCTGTCGCAGGCGTTTAACGAGATGCTCGACCGGCTCTCCAAGCTCTTCCATGCCCAACAACGCTTGATCGCCGACGTGTCGCACGAGATGCGCACCCCGCTCACCGTCATTCGCGGCAACGTGGACTTGCTGCGAGCGATGGGCTGCGCCGACGAGGAATCGCTGGATGCGCTCACGCGCGAGAGTGATCGTATGACGCGCCTGGTCGGTGACCTGTTGCTGCTCTCGCAAGCCGATGCCGGCGTGCTGCCGATGCACATTCACAACATCAGCCTGAACCAGGTCGTCGCGGATGTGGAGCGCAGCGGGCAGGTGTTGAGCGCCGGCCGCATCAACGTGTCGGCGCATGTCGAGCCCGACCTGGTCATCCAGGCCGATGCCGACCGGTTGAAGCAGGTACTGTTGAACCTGGTGGATAACGCCATCAAGCATACGCCCGACGGCGGCCAGGTGCGCATCGAAGCCGTGCGCAGCTACAACAACTACGTGCGCATCTCCGTCAGCGACACCGGCGTCGGCATCCCCGAAAAGGACCTCCCCTTTGTGTTCGAGCGCTTCTATCGCGTGGACAAATCGCGCTCGCGGGCCAACGGCGGTTCGGGACTCGGCCTCTCGATCGCCCACTCGATCGTCCAGGCGCACAACGGCCGGATCGTCGTAAGCAGCAAGCCCGGCGCCGGCACGACGTTCGACGTTTACCTGCCCATGCAGCACCATCTCCCCTCAGCAGGAGAGAACGGCGCGCATAACGGCGTTAGCCCCGCCTGA
- a CDS encoding type 12 methyltransferase, translating into MNPANPYDAFARIYDLQHRGFLDDVPMYLRLAREASPEASILEIGCGSGRLMIPLAEAGFRIVGVDESSEMLRIAEQRLRTNRRIPAERWSLVHADARALRLDASQFDVAIIALNTFLHNLTRDDQLATLRTARAHLSTGGLLAVDLPPNDEMAYQPDDGVFRLEATLIDPQAGTEIHKFVASRIFWAGQEQELTYRIEERRADDTTFTEQLVTFRLRHVFKHEMELLLLQTGFAEPTWYGNYDLAPYGEGSPRMIAAARAI; encoded by the coding sequence ATGAACCCCGCCAACCCCTACGACGCCTTCGCCCGCATCTACGATCTGCAGCATCGCGGCTTCTTGGACGATGTGCCGATGTATCTACGCTTGGCGCGCGAGGCATCGCCCGAGGCCTCTATCTTGGAGATCGGGTGCGGCAGCGGCCGATTGATGATCCCGCTGGCCGAGGCCGGCTTTCGCATCGTGGGCGTGGACGAGTCGAGCGAGATGCTGCGCATTGCCGAGCAGCGATTGCGCACGAACCGGCGCATCCCCGCCGAGCGCTGGTCGCTGGTTCACGCCGACGCGCGTGCGCTCCGGCTAGACGCGTCGCAGTTCGACGTCGCCATCATCGCGCTCAACACCTTTCTGCACAACCTGACGCGCGACGACCAGCTCGCCACGCTTCGCACTGCGCGGGCTCATCTCTCCACCGGCGGGCTGCTGGCAGTAGATCTGCCGCCCAACGATGAGATGGCCTACCAGCCCGACGACGGTGTCTTCCGGCTCGAGGCCACGCTGATAGATCCCCAGGCCGGAACCGAGATCCACAAATTCGTCGCCAGCCGCATCTTCTGGGCCGGGCAGGAACAAGAGCTGACCTACCGCATCGAGGAGCGCCGCGCCGACGACACCACTTTCACCGAACAGCTCGTGACCTTCCGCTTGCGCCACGTCTTCAAACACGAGATGGAACTGCTCCTGCTGCAGACCGGCTTCGCCGAGCCGACCTGGTATGGCAACTACGATCTGGCACCCTACGGCGAAGGCAGCCCGCGCATGATCGCCGCAGCGCGTGCGATCTAG
- the potD gene encoding spermidine/putrescine ABC transporter substrate-binding protein: MNRRAFLRLSLGLSGATALMAACGGAATPAPTTAPAAEGPAPQPGSVDTSKLAKELSWYTWGGYVADSVIDKFKQEFGVTVKIDTYGSNEEMEAKFKAGGNPGYDLITPSDYMVSKLIAAGLLEKLNFDNIPNFQYIDAGHKNLYFDPTNEYSVAYNWGCTGFAYNKTKVPEPITNWKQVMNWPDALRGKLGMIDDVRELLAVGLRVLGYSGNATDPKEINAARDALIELKRRANYTLTDSPNAATNLVAGDIFGTQIYTNDAVVARGENPNLVYVIPGDVSTVWQDNLCVPKGAPSQYTAEVFINFLCRTDIAAENANEIGLATPSAEALRQGLIAKELVEDKAVYPDVAAMGDALEFLRKGDPEVDELYQRAFDEIKAA; encoded by the coding sequence ATGAACCGACGAGCCTTTTTGCGATTGAGCCTGGGACTGAGCGGCGCGACGGCTCTGATGGCCGCCTGCGGCGGCGCGGCTACACCGGCACCGACGACTGCGCCGGCGGCCGAGGGCCCTGCGCCGCAACCCGGCAGTGTAGACACGAGCAAGCTCGCCAAAGAGCTGAGTTGGTATACCTGGGGCGGATATGTCGCCGACAGCGTCATTGACAAGTTCAAACAAGAGTTCGGCGTCACGGTCAAGATAGACACCTATGGCTCCAACGAAGAGATGGAGGCCAAATTCAAGGCGGGCGGCAATCCGGGCTACGACCTGATCACGCCGTCTGACTACATGGTGTCGAAGCTGATCGCCGCCGGCTTGCTGGAGAAGCTGAATTTCGACAACATCCCCAACTTCCAATACATTGACGCCGGCCACAAGAACTTGTACTTCGACCCGACCAACGAGTACTCCGTGGCCTACAACTGGGGCTGCACCGGCTTCGCCTACAACAAGACGAAGGTGCCCGAGCCGATCACCAACTGGAAGCAGGTGATGAACTGGCCGGACGCGCTGCGTGGCAAGCTGGGCATGATTGACGACGTGCGCGAGCTGCTGGCCGTCGGCCTGCGCGTGCTCGGCTACAGCGGCAACGCCACCGATCCGAAAGAGATCAACGCCGCCCGCGATGCGCTGATCGAGCTGAAGCGGCGCGCCAACTACACGCTGACCGACAGCCCGAACGCTGCCACCAACCTCGTCGCCGGCGACATCTTCGGCACGCAGATCTACACCAACGACGCCGTCGTGGCGCGCGGCGAGAACCCCAATCTGGTCTACGTCATCCCCGGCGATGTGAGCACGGTGTGGCAAGACAACCTGTGCGTGCCAAAGGGCGCGCCGAGCCAATACACCGCCGAGGTGTTCATCAACTTCCTGTGCCGAACCGACATCGCTGCCGAGAACGCCAACGAGATCGGCCTGGCGACGCCCAGTGCCGAAGCGCTGCGTCAGGGACTGATCGCCAAGGAGTTGGTGGAGGACAAAGCCGTGTATCCCGACGTCGCTGCAATGGGCGATGCTTTGGAATTCCTGCGCAAAGGCGATCCCGAAGTGGACGAACTCTACCAGCGCGCGTTCGACGAAATCAAAGCGGCTTGA
- a CDS encoding ABC transporter permease produces MIQAFRERRSLRIAGLMFPGAFWLIVFFLIPLLIMAVISFLSRDQFGFPAPPFTLENYWDIVKDIRFNPSISFDGGLNMRLFDGLYLELFWRSIWLSLVSTIITLLIAFPVALFMSRLSRRYRNLALFLVMIPFWTNFLVRTYALQFMLRGNGPINTLLRSLGLEPIDLLFTPTAVMIGLVYGNLPFMILPLYTSLEKFDWTMIEAANDLGANTLRAFQRVMLPLISPGLVAGSILTFVPAVGSYITVELMGGGRTNMIGYTIAQQFSASVNWPFGSALALLMMVIVTIAAVLYFRSGRGEQRAVL; encoded by the coding sequence ATGATCCAAGCCTTCCGTGAACGCCGTTCGCTGCGCATCGCCGGCCTGATGTTCCCCGGCGCGTTCTGGCTGATTGTTTTCTTCCTCATCCCGCTGCTGATCATGGCGGTGATCAGCTTCCTGTCGCGCGATCAGTTCGGCTTTCCCGCGCCGCCCTTCACGCTGGAGAACTACTGGGACATCGTCAAGGACATCCGCTTCAACCCCTCTATTTCATTTGACGGCGGGCTGAACATGCGGCTGTTCGACGGCCTCTACCTGGAGCTGTTCTGGCGCTCGATCTGGCTCTCGCTGGTCAGCACGATCATCACCTTGCTGATTGCCTTTCCGGTGGCGCTGTTCATGTCGCGGCTCTCGCGGCGCTACCGCAACCTGGCGCTCTTCTTGGTGATGATCCCCTTCTGGACGAACTTCCTGGTGCGCACGTACGCGCTGCAGTTCATGTTGCGCGGGAACGGGCCGATCAACACCTTGCTGCGCTCGCTCGGGCTGGAGCCGATTGACCTGCTCTTCACGCCGACCGCCGTGATGATCGGCTTGGTTTACGGCAACTTGCCGTTCATGATCCTGCCGCTCTATACGTCGCTGGAGAAGTTCGACTGGACGATGATCGAGGCGGCCAACGACCTGGGCGCGAACACGCTGCGCGCCTTCCAGCGCGTGATGCTGCCGCTGATCTCCCCCGGCCTGGTCGCCGGCTCGATCCTGACGTTCGTCCCGGCCGTCGGCTCCTACATCACGGTTGAGCTGATGGGCGGTGGGCGCACCAACATGATCGGCTATACGATCGCGCAACAATTCAGCGCAAGTGTGAACTGGCCATTCGGCTCGGCGCTGGCGCTGCTGATGATGGTTATCGTGACCATCGCGGCCGTGTTGTACTTCCGCAGCGGGCGCGGCGAACAGCGCGCCGTCTTGTAA
- the potA gene encoding spermidine/putrescine import ATP-binding protein PotA, whose product MSDYAVEMRDVSKVFGDVVAVDHVSMGIRQKEFFAMLGPSGCGKTTSLRMIAGFERPTSGEIYIDGKAMGNTPPFHRNVNTVFQSYALFPHMTVEQNVGFGLEMKGVSRSEIIRRVGEALELVRLPQMAKRYPRQMSGGQQQRVALARALVNRPKVLLLDEPLGALDAKLRKEMQIELKTLQREVGITFIFVTHDQEEALTMSDRIAVFSKGKVLQIGTPLEIYERPTTRFVADFIGETNFLEGKVQEVSGEFASVIVDGGRRFVGRAMDGVRPGVQAVVSVRPEKVQLVEQPDGSPNCYEVQVHSIAYVGSDTRVIVMLGANQLDVWEQNTVSTLDPNYFFKPGETAWLTFKPENALVLAQ is encoded by the coding sequence TTGTCCGACTACGCAGTTGAGATGCGAGACGTGAGCAAAGTGTTTGGCGACGTGGTCGCCGTGGATCACGTCTCGATGGGCATTCGTCAGAAAGAATTCTTTGCCATGCTCGGGCCGTCGGGCTGCGGCAAGACCACCTCGCTGCGCATGATCGCCGGCTTCGAGCGCCCGACGAGCGGAGAAATCTACATAGACGGCAAAGCCATGGGCAACACCCCGCCCTTCCACCGCAACGTCAACACCGTCTTCCAGTCCTATGCGCTCTTCCCGCACATGACCGTGGAGCAGAACGTCGGCTTCGGATTGGAGATGAAGGGCGTGAGCCGGAGCGAGATCATCCGGCGCGTGGGCGAAGCGCTGGAGCTGGTGCGGTTGCCGCAGATGGCCAAGCGTTACCCCCGGCAGATGTCCGGCGGCCAGCAGCAGCGCGTGGCGCTGGCGCGCGCGCTGGTGAACCGGCCCAAGGTGCTGCTGCTCGACGAGCCGCTCGGCGCGCTCGACGCCAAGCTGCGCAAGGAAATGCAGATCGAGCTGAAGACGCTCCAGCGCGAGGTCGGCATCACCTTCATCTTCGTCACCCACGATCAGGAAGAGGCGCTGACTATGAGCGATCGCATCGCCGTGTTCTCCAAGGGCAAGGTGCTGCAGATCGGCACGCCGCTCGAAATCTACGAACGCCCCACCACGCGCTTCGTGGCCGACTTCATCGGCGAGACCAACTTCCTCGAAGGCAAGGTGCAGGAAGTGAGCGGCGAATTCGCCAGCGTGATCGTGGACGGCGGGCGCAGGTTCGTGGGGCGGGCGATGGACGGCGTGCGGCCCGGCGTGCAAGCAGTCGTCTCGGTTCGACCGGAGAAAGTGCAACTGGTCGAACAACCCGATGGCAGCCCGAACTGCTACGAAGTGCAGGTGCACTCCATCGCTTACGTCGGCTCGGATACACGCGTGATCGTGATGCTCGGCGCGAACCAGTTGGACGTGTGGGAACAGAACACCGTCAGTACCCTCGACCCGAACTATTTCTTCAAGCCCGGCGAAACAGCCTGGCTAACCTTCAAGCCGGAGAATGCGCTCGTCCTGGCCCAGTAG
- a CDS encoding 5,10-methylenetetrahydromethanopterin reductase: protein MQDKHPLGYELEMAEYAEANGFSEIWQADTRLARDCIVMMSAFLTRTKKLRVGSGVLPIWTRNPAVIAASWSTMWELGKQVSGDPDAPSRVMLGLGAWWEPIAGRVGVRRERPLQAMREYVEAIRQLFTMEEVTYQGEFVKLDRVKLDVVFGDPRPRDIPIYIGATGDKMLELTGEICDGVVLNYVVSVDYIKRAVELVAKGAAKAGKTIDRIDRPELLVCSLSDDDPKAAYFEAKKLVAYYLATEPHIMKASGVPDDLISKVQAVMSWPATEAEYIAAAKVIPDDVPRMLMAVGTSDECVSKVHEYVAAGVTCPILYPLMDDIRPVVDAFAKFTM from the coding sequence ATGCAAGACAAGCATCCGCTCGGCTACGAGTTGGAGATGGCCGAATATGCCGAGGCGAACGGGTTCAGCGAAATCTGGCAGGCCGACACGCGCCTGGCGCGCGACTGCATCGTGATGATGAGCGCGTTCCTCACGCGCACCAAGAAGCTACGCGTGGGCAGCGGTGTGCTGCCGATCTGGACGCGCAACCCGGCCGTCATTGCCGCGAGTTGGAGCACAATGTGGGAGCTGGGCAAGCAGGTCAGCGGCGACCCCGACGCGCCCAGTCGCGTCATGCTCGGCCTGGGCGCGTGGTGGGAGCCGATCGCCGGGCGCGTCGGCGTTAGGCGCGAGCGGCCGCTGCAGGCCATGCGCGAATACGTCGAGGCCATCCGCCAGCTCTTTACGATGGAAGAGGTGACGTATCAAGGTGAATTCGTCAAGCTCGACCGCGTCAAGCTCGACGTGGTGTTCGGGGACCCTCGCCCGCGCGACATCCCGATCTACATCGGTGCGACCGGCGACAAGATGCTCGAACTGACCGGCGAGATCTGCGATGGCGTGGTGCTGAACTACGTCGTCAGCGTGGATTACATCAAGCGCGCGGTCGAGTTGGTGGCCAAGGGCGCGGCCAAGGCGGGCAAGACGATTGACCGGATTGACCGTCCGGAACTGCTGGTGTGCTCGCTCAGCGACGACGACCCGAAGGCGGCCTACTTCGAGGCCAAGAAGCTGGTGGCGTATTACCTCGCGACCGAGCCCCACATCATGAAGGCCAGCGGTGTGCCCGACGACCTGATCAGCAAGGTGCAAGCGGTGATGAGCTGGCCGGCGACGGAGGCCGAATACATCGCCGCGGCGAAGGTCATCCCCGATGATGTGCCGCGCATGTTGATGGCGGTAGGCACAAGCGACGAGTGCGTGAGTAAGGTGCACGAGTATGTGGCTGCCGGCGTCACCTGTCCGATCCTGTATCCGCTGATGGACGACATCAGGCCGGTCGTTGATGCGTTTGCGAAGTTCACGATGTGA